The nucleotide sequence ACAAGACACTACTCATAGGGGTTAACCCTGGAGAGCAGCTGATTTGGTGCAGGGAGGTGGGGTGTTTCCTAGGGTCATGTTACAGCTTCGCAGCAGAGCCTGAGAGTCTCATGCAAGTGACTTGTTGAGGGGAGGAAGCTGTAAGGGAGTTAGGGACGCAGGATAGGGCAGTACGACAGGATAAGCAAAGATGTGTGTTCAGCTGAAGTCCAAACTCAGCCTGATCTCACAGGATGCTGTGGGGTGTGAATGACACCATAGCATTTGTCACACCCAATAGCAATGGGACCAGGCTGTTATTATCCATGTCATTGGGTAATGGCTGCAGAGTGGTGTGCGTGGCGGGGGTCATATCACCTCCCAAGCATCTCAAGCGAGAAGACCTCCGGTCAGCCAAGAGCATTCATCTGGAGAAGGGCGCAGCTCTGAGTCATTGGCAGCTGACACCTAGAGAAGCTGGAGCGGTCCACCATCCGTGAGAGAGTGCAGGACAGGGCTCAAGAGCATCTGCGACAGTGAAGGGCTGAGAGATTCCCTTTTTGACTTCACACCTATTTTGTTTTAACCAAAAGAAtgaattacttcttttttttttttttttttttgagacggagtttcactcctgtcacccaggctggagtgcaatggcacgatctcggctcactgcaacctctgcttcctgggttcaagcgattcttctgcctcagcctcccgagtagctgggattacaggtgtgcaccaccatgccaagctaatttttgtatttttagtagagacggggtttcaccatgttggccaggctggtctcgaactcctgacctcaggtgatccacccacctcagcctcccaaagtgctaagattacaggcatgagccaccgtgcctggcccagaatgaATTACttctacaaaacaaaactcatttgAAGTCTGATTTGGAGTCAGATCCTGGCTCCTTTGCTGGCTAAAACTGTGACCTTGGCTAGGGTGACCTCTCCGAGCCTCAGGTTcgtcatctgcaaaatgggcttAGTAATGTCTGTTGTCTGAGGTTCTTGGGAGAATCTAATGCCATGGTCCCTAGACTTGTCAGCGAGTGGACTGGGCGCCCTCTCCTGGACTGGGGTTCCAGCCGTCCCTCTGCCCAGCCTGGCACAGAGCCTGCTGCAGgcccttctctccccaccccctcttCCTGTTAAAGGACACAGCTGAGAGAACACTGGGTGCATCTCCGGCCAGAGATAGGAAGAGTCTCAGCcctgtcattgcttttggtgagaTTTACGTCACAATTTTGAATCCTCGCTGGGCCCCAAGCCAGGGAACCTGTTGAAATAGGTCGgtcttattttttgttattttttttctttcacttagaaaaataattcatctGGCAGATTCTCATTCAGGAGTGACTGTATCTCTGGAACAAGGAAATTCTTAGTCAGACCAGAGGACTGGGACAAGTGTGGTAGGAAAGGGAAGAGATGTGGTTCCAGGAGGGGCCAGGCAACCTCCACCCTGTTCCCTGCCATGCCCTGCTGGATCTGTGGGGCTATAACCTGAACCCCCAACCCCCTCACCCCTGTTACAGCCCAGCATTCtggcttttctttaaaagaaCTTCACATTTTTATTATAGGAAAAAACACATGCTCATCATTATACTTCTGGAAAACACAGGGAAGCAAAAGAGATCACCCATAACTCTGCCACCTGACAGCAGTGTTGGTGACATTTTGACATCATTCTGTCCAGCTGGCCTTCCTTTCTGTGTTTCTGAACATAGCTGAGATCGTCCTGCATGTATGATCTCAtatcctgcttttaaaaataatattcttcatTATACaactaatagaatatattttaatcttaaaaaagacatacattcaaaaatacaaaaataatatgttttttaaaaagcaaaagtacCCCTCCCCTGTCCCCCTTCTTGTCCCAGCATGCCATCTTCCCCAAAGGACACCTCTGCTAGCAGGTGGGGCCCCCGTTCCCCACCCCtacatgtgtgtgcgtgtctgtgaaCATATATTGGGTttggggttgtttttgttgttattgttttttctttttacataattaATTGGGACCCTACCATATGTGAACCTtctggagtttctttttttttttctagctagtGTCTTGGAGCTGTTCTCATATTACTCATAATATGagtaaaataataacagctgCCATTTATTCCATTCTTCCAGGCCAGGCCCTGTCCTGCGTCCTTTGGCTATATTAAATCCACTGGGATTTGAGGTGTCTTAGCAGAATGGCTGAAGGGTGTGGGCTCAGAAGCAAATCCACCTGGATTTCATTCCAGGCTCTGCTGTTTCCTAGCGGTGaggtctctgtgcctcagttgcccTAGATGTAGAATGGGACTGATAATATTATCTTCCCCACAGGGGTGTTTaaatggtgttttttttgttttgttttgttttgtttcgagacagagtctcacactgtcacccaggctggagtgcgatgacgctatcttagttcactgcaacctccgcctcccgggttcaagccattctccttcctcagcctcctgagtagctgggattacaggtgcccgccaccatgcccggctaattttttgtatttttagtagagatggggtttcactacattggccaggttggtctcaaactcctgacctcgtgatccacccgcctcagcctcccaaagtgctgggattacaggcgtgagccaccgcgcccagccaagaaggtGTGTTCTTACATAAAAGGCACTTAGAAGAGagtctagcacatagtaagtgctattttacttttcttttctttctttctttctttcttttttttttttttttttgagatagagtttttctctgttgcccaggctggagtacagtggcatgatctcagctcactgcaacctccacctcccgggttcaagcgattgtcctgcctcagcctcccgagtagctgggattacaggcacctgccaccacgcccagctaatgttttgtggttttagtagagatggggttcgccatattggccaggctggtctcgaactgctggcctcaagttatctgcccaccttggcctcccaaagtgctgcaattaccggcgtgagccactgtgcccagtcctgttttacttttctttaaccctcacaacaagCCTGTGAtaggagaggaaactgaggcacagagattagGCAACCTGCTTGAGGTCTCAGCGCTAGTAACTCAGCCACTGATCTACTCCGAGCCTCCTCCACGCACCTGCATTTAGCCCATTCTTTGTACCTGCCGCATGGCACTGGGAAGAGGGCTGTTCCACTGGCTCCAGTGACAAGCAGTTGAATTGCTTCCAATTGCCACTATTTCAGATAAGCTTGCCTGAGCAGCTTTGCACACACATCTGGACACACATTGTGGATCTAGAGGACAGGCTGCCAACATTGGAACTGCTGAGTGAAAAGCGGACCTGCTTGTGTTTTCTCTAAACTTCACATTATACCATTGGCATTTCCCGTGTCGTGTGGACCCGTGAGAGTCATTTCGAATGGCTCCAGCACGTTCCCTTCTATGGATGGATCCTCACTTCTCTGTCCTCATCGAGGAACACAGAGTTGTTCCCAATTTTCCCTTTTAAGGTTGTCCCTCTTTAAAATTGCTTCCAGCTGTTCTTCCTCTGTATGGCACCTCCTTTCTAGCGCTCCTGCCAGGGAAATTCCTACATTTCCGTAGTTCACAGGGATCATCTCACCACTGGCTACTTGGACCATCTCTGGGGATGCAGTTGGCATTGgcctgcccattttacagatggggaagccaTCTGAGTCACAGTGAGGTGACAGAGGGCAGGGCCTATCTTTTCCCTTTGTGCATCCCTGGTGCTTATCATAGGGCTAGTAGCATAGGTGATGGGTAAAggaatgtgtgaatgaatgaataagtgaatgatggatgaatggatgggggGCCTGAGCCTATTCACCCCATAAACCCAAAAACTCTCTGAAGGCCAGGAACggtggcctacacctgtaatcccagcactttgggaggctgaggcaggtggatcacctgaggtcagaagttcaagaccagcctggccaacatggtgaaaccccgtctctactgaaaatacaaaaaaaatttttttgtataggcgggcacctatattcccagctacttgggaggctgaggcaggagaattgcttaaacgcaggaggcagaggttgcagtgagtcgagatcctgccattgcacaccagcctggacaacagagcgagactctgtctcaaaaaaaaaaacaaaaaaacaaagactatCTGAGATacaagagctaacatttattaagcactttccACCTAGCGTTCATCAGACCCTAAGCATTTTCTACATCTATGAACTATTTGATCCCCATAATCTTTCAAGGAAGGTTCAATTATGGTCAACCCCCAtcttacagagaaagaaactgaggcatccAGAGGTTAAGTACCTGAGGCAGGACCCAGATTCAGAGGACCAGTATGGCAGACCCCAGGGTGGCCCCAGGACCCCTACTATGCACTGCTCCCCTCGGCCTCACATTTAGCAGAGTCATTGCCCTGTCCCCTGTAGTCTTTGGACCCCAGACCATGAGCTCCTGGAGGTCCCCAGCCCGGCCTGCCCCTGGAATGGATGAATGAAGGCTCCCAGAGAGAACAGGCTGGCCCCCATCCTCCCGCGTCTCTGGGTTTGTGACTGCTGTCTCCCTTTGGCTCCTGCAGTGGTCGGGCTTGACATTCAGGATGAGATGGGCAGGCACGAAGTGGGCCACATCGACAACTCCATGAAGATCCCGCTGAACAATGGGGCAGGCTGCCGCTTCGAGGGGCAGTTCAGCATCAACAAGGTATGGAAGCTCTGCCTCAGCCCTTTCTACCTGCTCCCCTTTCCTGCTGTCTCCCCGCTCCCTGGAAACTGGTTGTGGAGGCACTCACTCGACCTGACCCCAACACAGGCCCCAGCAAGCGAGGGTTCGTGTCCAGCTGCCTGGCCGTTCCTGCTGAGAATCTGGATGGGTGGTCCAGGCTCCCTGGGGTTTTAAGCCCCTGATGGCTGGTTCAGGAAGGAGCTACTCTTCTCTCCAATGAGGGAGACAATGATGAGAAGACCTGAGGATTTGCAGCCCCCagccctgggttcaagtcccagctctacCCCTTCTTGGCCTCTACAAGTCACTTGACCCATCTTAGGCTGAGGGTGTGATGGCGATAATAGTATCACGATACCACCCACTTCACAAAGTTtgtgtggggattaaatgagctaatgcagattcattcattcagaaaaatTTTTGAATGAGCACGTTCTGTGTTCCAGGGTCGGTGATAGGCTCTGGGGCAGCGTTCCTGGGCTGGTGGGGCTCCCATTCTGGTGGAGGGAGACAGTCTACAAACCAGAAAGCATCAGGGATGCTAAGTGCAGTGATGAGGAATAAAGCCAAGGGGAGTGAGATGAGGTGGGCTTGAAAGTACCTTGTCTGCTCAGAAGGACCATTCAAGGTTCACTGTTGTTTTGTCCTCAGAACCAGGAGCTTCAGATGCTAAGTCAAGTGGGTGAACGCAGTGCCCTTGGGAGGGCCGAGGCACCCGGTGGCAGCTGGCAGGGTTTTGCTCAGCACGTGCCGGCCTTCCTCGAAGCTCGGTACTGTCACAGTGGAGCCTCTCAACAACGCTGTGAGGCAGCACCATTTGACAGGTTAGGATGctggggcccagagaggttaagtgtcttgcccgaggtcacacagctatccGCATGTCCCACAACTCCCCTTCCCAGCCCCAGCCAAACTGAGCCACTGGCCACTCCTGGCTTCTCCTTGTCCCTCCTGCAGCCTCTGCTCAGAACGCCCTTCCTCCAGACCCTGACACCTGAGTTGGGGTTGCAAAGTCACTGGCCACATCCAGCCCAAAGATAAATTTTGTTTGTCCAGTATAGCATTTAACTGCATCAGAACCAGTATGAAAAGATCAGGAATCCAGATTTCTGGCTTTTAAAAGTCAGAGGCTCTCACTACGTTGGGTCCGTGTTCCCGCTATGACAATGACCTGGCACCAATGGGCAGTGTTCCCCTTTAGAGAGGGTGTGTGCTGTCCCTTCCCACAGTCCCTGGCAGGCGGCTGGAAGGCCAGGCCTGGTCATCTGTCAAGCAGGGTGGACTTCTTACGTGACAGTTCAGGGCTCCCTTAAGTGCTAAAGCAGAAGCTGCAAGGCTTTCTTAAGGTTTCGAGTGTTGCTGGGAGAAATCTGCTGCATGTTGTGGGTTAAAGGGAGTCTCGCACCAGCCCAGGCCCTCAGGAGGAGGAGATACCAGGAGGCAGGGATGCTGGGGGTCGTGGTTCACTGGGGGCTCTCTCTGCCCATGAGCTGCCACACAGCACCTTTGCCATGCCCCGTAATTTGGATTTTATGGTGGTTGTGATGGAAAGCCATTTGAGGGTTTTGAACAGGGAGGCAATGTAATCAGATTTATGCCTTAGAACTGGACTATCCAATAGGTTGCCACCAGCCACATAAggctatttaaattaattcaaattaaataaaatgtacaattcagtcaCTCATTCTCAtcaaccacatttcaagtgctcaaagcCACGTGCTGGCTAGGGGCCACAGCGTTAGATAGTGCAGAGAGAAAGCACTTCCATCGCTGAGGAAAGTTCTGCTGGACCGCACACCCTTAGAAGGATGGCtctggtggccgggcgcggtggctcaaacctgtaatcccagcactttgggaggccgaggtgggtggatcacgaggtcaggagatcgagaccatcccggccaacatggtgaaaccctgcctctactaaaaataccaaaaaaaccaaaattatccgggcgtggtggcaggcacctgtagtcccagctactcaggaggctgaggcgggagaatggcatgaacccgggaggtggagcttgcagtgagccaagatcgcaccgctgcactccagtctgggtgacagagtgagactccatctcaaaacaaacaaaaaaaggatgggGCTGGGCTGGAGAGGGTGGCAGGCAGTGGTTGTGGCAGTGGAGCTGGGGAGATGTGGTCGGATTAGGGAGGTAGAATCAATAAGACTCAATGAAGAATCGGATGTGGGGGTAAGGGCACATGTGGAAGCAAAGAAACCTTTGACATCTTTGTCTTGACAACCGGGTGGTCCTGTTTCTAGACATGGAAGCTTAGAAAAGCCTGGATTCTGTGGGAAGTAGGTAGGGCTGGGCATTGGTCATTCCACTCTGGTTTCCTTTGGGGTTCCCATTAGGTGTCTACAGGGAGAGGTGAAATTGGAAGTTGGAGGTGTGGAGAGTTCAGGAGAGGGTTCTGGACCACAGATGTTGAGGTGGGAGTCATCAGTGAATAGATGATGTTGGAAGTCATGGGTCCTCAGAGTGGGGGCTCCTTAAGCCTccaggccagcagcatcagcatcacctgggagattGTTAggaatgcagattctcaggcccccCTAAGACCCACCGACTCTGTGCTAGAACAAGCGCCCCTCAGAGATTCTGATGCCACTGAAGTTTGAGGAGCATTGGTTTAAGCAAGATTACCTACGGAGAGGCTGTAGATCCGTGTTCTAAACCTGGGGTCCACAGACACCCCCAAGAAGAGCGGATTGAATGCAAGAGATCTATGAAGTTGGATGGGGGAAaaattgacatctttatttttgctaAACTCGATCTAAAGTTTAGCATTTCCATCTGCGATGAACGTAGGCCACAAACCACAATAGTATTAGCAGTGCCTGGGACCTCCTCAACAACAGAAATTGCCGATATTTATAGCACGTTACAGTTGTTGCAGATAATTTCCAGAGACTGTTTATATGCACCACTGTTTTAAAATTACGgtgattggccaggtgcagtggctcacacctgtaatcccagcgctttgggaggccaaggtgggtggatcacttgaggagttcaagaccagcctggtcaacatgtcaaaaccctgtatctacaaaaaaatacaaaagttaaccaaGCCTAtgcttgtagtcacagctactcaggaggccgaggtgggagggtcttctgagcccagggaggtagaggcttcagtgagctgagatcgcaccaccacactccagcctgggtgacagagtgaaacccttaatcaatcagtcaataaaaattacagtaattattagACCCACCACTAGGTCATCTTATTTGATGCATCAGTAAAGCAGCATATTCAaatgtggatttttaaatattttaattactatttaaATATCTCTTTACTTTGTAATCCTATGCATTTTAcgcattaaaacattttaagcatTTAAAACGTAGGTATCATTAGACTGGCAAAGGATCATCCGTGGCACCAAAAGCCTTAAGAACCTAAGGTCTGGAGAGAATTGCAGTTTGAGGACTGAGTTCTGGCGCCCCCCCCCCAGTCACTTGGAGGTGGGGAGATGCGGGGGTAACAAAAGGTGCAAGAAGGGGCAGTCGGACAGGAAGGAGGAAGCAAAGGCTGGGCGGAGCCTGCAGCCTGGAAAAGAACATATGTATAGATATCAAAGAGCAGGGCTGGCGCTGCCAGGCTCAGGAAGGCAGGGTTGGAATGGACGGTGATCTAAGTGCTGCAGAGAGTGCTCCAGAAAACGCTGATGATGAGGAGAGAAGGGGCGGCTGCAGGAGCCACGTCCTTACGAAGCAATGGGAGCCAGATGCAGGCCACAGTTGGGGGTTTAAGGCCTTGGGGAGGTTCACAGTGCCGGCAGGCAGGTCGGGGGATTGATGGGGGACCTCTGCTGGGCCTCCATaccctccctctgtccccaccTCATCCTCTTGGGGAACCACTACTCACCCACAGGCCTCAGCTGATGTGGGTCCCTCAGGGGAagtcctccctccccttccctgcccgCCCACATTCACTCCCCACCACGCCCCTCATCACGCTGCGGCTGCTGCCTGTGCCTCCTCCTTGACTCGGCCTCTCCCTTTGACCACTCCACTCAGGCTTTCGTGCTATTGAGCATCCACCTCACGCCTGGCTCTGTGCTTGGCGCTGGGCTGCAATGGGAGAGAAACAGCCATGCTCCCCGCCGTTGGTGGCCCATGGTCTATAACGGGGGGACAGCCAGTGCTCAGGTAAACAGGAAATGTGTGATTTTGATAAAGCAGGCGTGAAGAGAATGACGGGGTGCTGTGGTGGAGAATGAAGGAGGAGACCCCTGAGGTTACAAAGGAAGCCCTGTCTGAAGACTGAAGATGAAGATGCACAGATgaacagacatacacacacacctcctcACTGTGGGCCCCCCGCCCCCGGGGAGATGCAACCACCTGGGCTGAAAAAATATATGTGCCCCAGATGGTGATCAAGAAGGGATCGTGCTTATTCAAGCACCTGGAGTGACAACCCACGAGACAGCCCTGCCACCAAGCCCTCCCACCTCTTGGCAAACACGCCCAAGACTGCAGTCTGCTCCCCTTAGAATGGGCTGTGCTGGAGCCCCCAGCCAGCTCTGGGTGAACTTGTCCTTTGGGGTCAGACAGACCTGTGGTCAAGGATCCCGGCTACCATGGTCACTGGTTGAATGACTCTGGGCAGtttagcttctctgagcctcaggttcctcatctgtagaatggggataataatacctcaCAGGCTGTGAAACATGAACAAACTCTGCAGTAGAGACTGGACAAGCCTCCTGGCCTGCCTTATCTCCCGTCAGTGCAAAGTTTCCATGACCTCATCAGCTGGCACCCACCTTACAAGTGCGCCTGTGGAAGGCACATGGAGGGCGTCCAAGAAATGGGCCTTCTCTGGTCAGGGGAGTGCCAGGGAGTCTTTGAAAGGCTCACACCAGCCTTTCTTAGACCTGCGTTATGGCTGCCACATACTAGGTTCTTACCCAGCcctttccacatattagctcctttaGTCTTCACGGTAGcctggaggaaactgaggcacaggaggtTAAGTGACCTGGTCAAGGTCACGCAGCCAGGATTTTAACACAGGCAGCCTAGCACCAGGGCCCTGGCCCTCTGAGCTCACTGCCTGGGGCTGCTTCTCCCAACATCTTGGTTACACATGTCATGACCAGCTGTGTCTGTGTGCCCCAGGTCACAGCCTAGGGCACCCTCTGCCCCATACTCCTGGAGGGAGTAGACAccgtcccccaccccagcccagccaCTTTCCCTTTGAGGAACCGCCCATCAAGAGGTGCTCAAAGAAGCCACCGGGGTCCGTGTGCTGTGATGGCAAGGTCAGCAGCCAGCCCCCGCACCTCTCTCCCAGCATCAGGCTGAGACTTGTCCCACGGCCTCTTTATCCGACCCCCAGGAAGTTGACCAGCAGCCAGATGTCAGAGTTTGCGTGTTTTGAGCAGCAGCGGCAGCCCCACCGGAGACCCCACGGTGACCTCGTTTCATCAGCCAGCCCCGCAGGAGGAGGACAGGATGGGGTGAGGGGTATGGGGCCTGGCTCCagctatatgtttttaaaatccatcAGAGACACTGACGTAGGTTCCTAAGTCACAGGCTCTAAAAGCGTTGCTGTTTCTTTCTTCAGCCCAGCATGTGCTGGCATGAGTCAGCCACCTGTGATGGATTTGGTGTGGAGGGGGAGTGGGTTCCTGAGTCACAGCCTCGCGCGGCCCGGCAGGGGTGGCAGGTGCTGAGGGGACAGCCTTCTTGACTCACTTCACTCCAGGAGCACGCGGCCCAGGCCCCAATCCCAGTTCTGAACTCTGCCGTGGCCCGATCTGCGGAAGGCCCTGTGTCACTGCGTAGAAAAACTCTGGGAGGACACACGCCTTATGGCTGTGGGTTTCTTACTCCCAGGGGCGGTCAGCAACAGGGTCTTTAGTCTGACTGTGTCTCGTGACTGTTTTATCATGAAAATGTACCCAGGCATTATTTTTATCGGTGAAAATGAGGCATAAATGTTAAAACCCACAGTGGGCTTTTCCTCACGCCCTGCCTGTGAGTGTTCCCTCTTCCGGGAGGGCCCTTCTTGTTGGCTCCGATGACAGACGTGATCACCCTACAAACCCGATCTGAGGCCAGCTGCGGGCTGCTTTGTATGCATCACCTCAGCGAATCCTCCCAGTAACCTTCTGGCTTTACGCCCATTTTgctgatggagaa is from Pan troglodytes isolate AG18354 chromosome 4, NHGRI_mPanTro3-v2.0_pri, whole genome shotgun sequence and encodes:
- the ERGIC1 gene encoding endoplasmic reticulum-Golgi intermediate compartment protein 1 isoform X2 — encoded protein: MPFDFRRFDIYRKVPKDLTQPTYTGAIISICCCLFILFLFLSELTGFITTEVVNELYVDDPDKDSGGKIDVSLNISLPNLHCELVGLDIQDEMGRHEVGHIDNSMKIPLNNGAGCRFEGQFSINKNQELQMLSQVGERSALGRAEAPGGSWQGFAQHVPAFLEARYCHSGASQQRCEAAPFDRLGCWGPERLSVLPEVTQLSACPTTPLPSPSQTEPLATPGFSLSLLQPLLRTPFLQTLTPELGLQSHWPHPAQR